A genome region from Pseudomonas sp. S06B 330 includes the following:
- the glnE gene encoding bifunctional [glutamate--ammonia ligase]-adenylyl-L-tyrosine phosphorylase/[glutamate--ammonia-ligase] adenylyltransferase, producing MSLPMLAELPATLTPLVSRNEQSFRAAVAQEPSLTVQSWTTERWAQFARVTAASDFVLEQTLRDPAMLLDLVASGELDRSFAPGELCAQIANATQAAESEDELARNLRRQRSRQQVRIIWRDLNRQADLVQTCRDLSDLADASIDQAYNWLYPRHCQQFGTPIGHRSGLPQHMVVLGMGKLGAVELNLSSDIDLIFAFPEGGETEGVKRSLDNQEFFTRLGQRLIKALDPITVDGFVFRVDMRLRPYGSAGALVLSFNALEQYYQDQGRDWERYAMIKARVVAGDQVAGAQLLDMLRPFVYRRYLDFSAIEALRTMKQLIQQEVRRKGMADNIKLGAGGIREVEFIAQAFQLIHGGRDLSLQQRPLLKVLATLEGQGYLPPAVVAELREGYEFLRYTEHAIQAIADRQTQMLPDDELDRARIAFMLGFADWASFHAQLMHWRGRIDWHFRQVIADPDEDENEEGEVIVGGEWLPLWEEAQNEEAACRQLQNAGFADPEKALKQLAGLRASPQLRAMQRLGRERLDAFIPRLLAQAVEHADPDLVLERVLPLVEAVARRSAYLVLLTENPGALRRLLTLCAASPWIAEQITRFPLLLDELLNEGRLFSPPLAPELAAELRERLTRIPEDDLEQQMEALRHFKLAHSLRVAASEIAGNLPLMKVSDYLTWLAEAILNQVLALAWRQTVARHGQPKRSDGSLCDPGFIIIGYGKVGGIELGHGSDLDLVFIHDGDPQAETDGAKPIDSAQFFTRLGQRIIHLLTTQTNSGQLYDVDMRLRPSGASGLLVSSLGAFERYQQNEAWTWEHQALVRARVLAGCSKVGTAFEAVRARILGRARDLPKLQAEVSEMRAKMRDNLGTKLSAAGTGANAYEPGVPFDIKQDAGGIVDIEFMVQYAALAWSHDHPELLRWTDNIRILEELEQAGLMPASDAVLLREVYKAFRSAAHRQALQKQAGVIDASQFAQERREVRRIWAELGLT from the coding sequence ATGAGCCTGCCAATGCTTGCCGAACTGCCAGCCACTCTCACGCCATTGGTCAGCCGCAACGAGCAATCGTTTCGTGCGGCAGTGGCCCAAGAGCCTTCATTAACTGTGCAGAGCTGGACAACTGAGCGTTGGGCACAGTTCGCCCGGGTCACGGCAGCCAGTGATTTTGTCCTCGAACAGACGCTGCGCGATCCGGCCATGCTGCTCGATCTGGTCGCCAGCGGTGAATTGGATCGCAGCTTTGCGCCGGGAGAATTGTGTGCGCAGATTGCAAACGCCACCCAGGCAGCCGAGAGCGAAGACGAGTTGGCGCGCAACCTGCGTCGCCAACGCAGTCGCCAGCAGGTGCGCATCATCTGGCGAGACCTGAATCGTCAGGCGGACCTGGTGCAGACCTGTCGCGATTTGTCAGACCTGGCCGATGCGTCTATCGACCAAGCGTACAACTGGCTCTATCCACGCCACTGCCAGCAGTTCGGCACGCCCATTGGTCATCGCAGCGGTCTGCCACAGCACATGGTGGTGTTGGGCATGGGTAAGTTGGGAGCGGTGGAGCTGAACCTGTCATCGGACATCGACCTGATCTTCGCCTTCCCCGAAGGTGGCGAGACCGAAGGGGTCAAACGCTCGCTGGATAATCAGGAGTTCTTCACCCGCCTCGGGCAACGCTTGATCAAGGCTCTGGACCCGATCACGGTCGACGGCTTCGTGTTCCGCGTGGACATGCGTTTGCGTCCTTACGGTTCGGCTGGCGCGCTGGTATTGAGCTTCAATGCCTTGGAGCAGTACTACCAGGATCAAGGTCGTGATTGGGAGCGCTACGCGATGATCAAGGCGCGGGTGGTGGCCGGCGATCAAGTGGCTGGGGCGCAGTTGCTGGATATGTTGCGGCCCTTCGTTTATCGGCGCTATCTGGACTTCTCGGCCATTGAAGCGCTGCGCACCATGAAGCAGCTGATCCAGCAGGAAGTGCGGCGCAAGGGCATGGCCGACAACATCAAGCTGGGGGCCGGTGGTATTCGTGAGGTCGAGTTCATCGCCCAGGCTTTTCAGCTTATTCATGGTGGACGTGACCTGAGCTTGCAGCAGCGCCCCTTGCTCAAGGTCCTTGCGACCCTTGAGGGCCAAGGTTATCTGCCACCTGCGGTGGTGGCTGAGCTGCGCGAGGGGTATGAATTCCTGCGTTATACCGAGCACGCGATCCAGGCCATTGCCGACCGCCAGACGCAGATGTTGCCGGATGATGAGCTGGACCGCGCGCGTATCGCCTTTATGCTCGGCTTCGCCGACTGGGCCAGCTTCCATGCCCAGCTGATGCACTGGCGCGGGCGGATCGACTGGCACTTCCGGCAAGTCATCGCCGATCCTGATGAAGATGAAAACGAAGAGGGCGAAGTCATCGTCGGCGGCGAATGGTTGCCACTGTGGGAAGAGGCTCAGAATGAGGAGGCGGCCTGTCGCCAATTGCAGAATGCCGGTTTCGCCGACCCGGAAAAAGCCCTCAAACAGCTCGCTGGGCTGCGCGCGAGCCCACAATTGCGTGCCATGCAGCGGCTAGGCCGCGAGCGTCTGGACGCCTTCATTCCACGTTTGCTGGCCCAGGCTGTGGAGCATGCAGATCCGGACCTGGTGCTGGAACGGGTATTGCCACTGGTTGAAGCGGTGGCCCGCCGTTCGGCTTATTTGGTGCTCTTGACCGAAAACCCTGGAGCGTTGCGGCGCTTGTTGACCTTGTGCGCAGCAAGCCCATGGATCGCTGAGCAGATCACCCGCTTCCCGTTGCTGCTCGATGAGTTGCTGAATGAAGGTCGTTTGTTCAGCCCACCGCTGGCGCCGGAACTGGCCGCTGAATTGCGCGAGCGTCTGACGCGAATCCCCGAGGACGACCTTGAACAGCAGATGGAAGCGCTGCGCCACTTCAAGTTGGCCCACAGCCTGCGCGTCGCCGCCTCGGAGATTGCCGGCAATTTGCCGCTGATGAAAGTCAGCGATTACCTGACCTGGCTGGCTGAAGCCATTCTCAACCAAGTACTGGCCCTGGCCTGGCGCCAGACTGTAGCTCGTCATGGGCAACCCAAGCGCAGTGATGGCAGCCTATGCGATCCGGGCTTCATCATTATTGGGTATGGCAAGGTAGGGGGCATCGAGCTTGGCCATGGCTCGGACCTTGATCTGGTGTTCATCCATGACGGTGATCCCCAGGCCGAAACCGATGGCGCCAAGCCCATCGACAGCGCCCAGTTCTTTACCCGCCTGGGTCAACGCATCATTCACCTGTTGACCACCCAGACCAACTCCGGGCAACTCTACGACGTCGATATGCGTCTGCGGCCTTCGGGGGCTTCGGGTTTGCTGGTCAGTTCGCTGGGCGCCTTCGAGCGTTATCAGCAGAACGAGGCCTGGACCTGGGAGCATCAGGCACTGGTGCGGGCACGGGTGCTCGCAGGTTGCTCTAAGGTGGGTACGGCGTTCGAGGCGGTGCGGGCACGGATTCTTGGACGGGCGCGTGACTTGCCCAAGCTTCAGGCTGAAGTCAGTGAAATGCGCGCGAAAATGCGCGACAACCTGGGGACTAAGCTCAGTGCGGCCGGTACCGGCGCCAACGCCTATGAGCCTGGCGTGCCCTTCGACATCAAGCAGGATGCCGGTGGTATCGTCGATATCGAATTTATGGTGCAATACGCCGCTTTGGCCTGGTCTCACGACCATCCAGAACTGCTGCGTTGGACCGACAACATCCGCATCCTCGAAGAGCTCGAACAGGCCGGCCTGATGCCCGCCAGTGATGCTGTGCTGCTGCGGGAGGTGTACAAGGCGTTTCGCTCGGCGGCACACCGCCAGGCTCTGCAAAAGCAGGCCGGGGTGATCGATGCTTCGCAGTTTGCGCAGGAGCGTCGTGAAGTGCGGCGGATCTGGGCTGAGTTGGGACTGACCTAA
- the aceE gene encoding pyruvate dehydrogenase (acetyl-transferring), homodimeric type, which yields MQDLDPVETQEWLDALESVLDKEGEDRAHYLMTRMGELATRSGSQLPYAITTPYRNTIPVTHEARMPGDLFMERRIRSLVRWNALAMVMRTNLKDSDLGGHISSFASSATLYDIGFNYFFQAPTDEHGGDLIFFQGHASPGVYARAFMEGRISEDQMNNFRQEVDGKGLSSYPHPWLMPDFWQFPTVSMGLGPIQAIYQARFMKYLESRGYIPAGKQKVWCFMGDGECDEPESLGAISLAGREKLDNLIFVINCNLQRLDGPVRGNGKIIQELEGVFRGGGWNVNKVVWGRFWDPLLAKDVDGILQRRMDEVIDGEYQNYKAKDGAFVREHFFNTPELKAMVEDLSDDEIWKLNRGGHDPYKVYAAYHQAVNHKEQPTVILAKTIKGYGTGAGEAKNTAHNTKKVDVDSLRHFRDRFDIPVKDEELENLPFFKPEEGSAEARYLAERRNALGGFVPQRRAKSFSIPTPPLETLKAILDGSGDREISTTMAFVRILAQLVKDKEIGQRIVPIIPDEARTFGMEGMFRQLGIYSSVGQLYEPVDKDQVMFYREDKKGQILEEGINEAGAMSSFIAAGTSYSNHNQPMLPFYIFYSMFGFQRIGDLAWAAGDSRTRGFLIGGTAGRTTLNGEGLQHEDGHSHILAATIPNCRTYDPTYGYELAVIIQDGMKKMTEEQQDVFYYITVMNEAYTQPAIPAGAEEGIIKGMYLLEEDTREAAHHVQLMGSGTILREVREAAKILREEFNVGADVWSVTSFNELRRDGLAVERSNRLKPGQKPQITYVEECLAGRKGPVIASTDYMKMFAEQIRQWVPSKEYKVLGTDGFGRSDSRKKLRHFFEVDRHFVVLAALEALADRGDIEPKVVAEAITKFGIDPDKRNPLDC from the coding sequence ATGCAAGACCTCGATCCCGTCGAAACCCAGGAATGGCTGGACGCCCTGGAGTCGGTTCTCGACAAAGAAGGCGAAGACCGCGCTCACTATCTGATGACCCGTATGGGCGAGCTGGCCACCCGTAGTGGCTCCCAGCTGCCGTACGCCATCACCACGCCATACCGCAACACCATCCCTGTTACCCACGAAGCACGCATGCCTGGCGACCTGTTCATGGAACGCCGCATTCGCTCGTTGGTCCGTTGGAACGCGCTGGCCATGGTGATGCGCACCAACCTGAAAGACTCGGACCTGGGCGGCCACATTTCGAGCTTCGCCTCCAGTGCCACCCTGTACGACATTGGCTTCAACTACTTCTTCCAGGCGCCGACCGACGAGCACGGCGGCGACTTGATCTTCTTCCAGGGCCACGCCTCGCCTGGCGTCTACGCCCGCGCCTTCATGGAAGGTCGCATCAGCGAAGACCAAATGAACAACTTCCGTCAGGAAGTTGATGGCAAGGGCCTGTCGTCCTACCCGCACCCATGGCTGATGCCTGATTTCTGGCAGTTCCCGACCGTATCCATGGGTCTGGGTCCGATCCAGGCGATCTACCAGGCACGCTTCATGAAGTACCTGGAAAGCCGCGGCTACATCCCTGCAGGCAAGCAGAAAGTCTGGTGTTTCATGGGCGACGGCGAGTGTGACGAGCCGGAATCCCTGGGCGCGATCTCCCTGGCTGGCCGCGAGAAGCTGGACAACCTGATCTTCGTCATCAACTGCAACCTGCAGCGCCTCGACGGCCCGGTTCGCGGCAACGGCAAGATCATCCAGGAACTCGAAGGCGTGTTCCGTGGCGGTGGCTGGAACGTCAACAAAGTGGTCTGGGGCCGTTTCTGGGACCCACTGCTGGCCAAAGACGTCGACGGTATCCTGCAGCGTCGCATGGACGAAGTCATCGACGGCGAATACCAGAACTACAAGGCCAAGGACGGCGCGTTCGTCCGTGAGCACTTCTTCAACACCCCAGAACTCAAGGCCATGGTCGAAGACCTGTCCGACGACGAGATCTGGAAGCTCAACCGTGGTGGCCACGACCCGTACAAGGTCTATGCAGCCTACCACCAGGCGGTCAACCACAAAGAGCAGCCGACCGTCATTCTGGCCAAGACCATCAAGGGTTACGGTACCGGTGCTGGCGAAGCCAAGAACACCGCGCACAACACCAAAAAGGTCGACGTCGACAGCCTGCGTCACTTCCGTGACCGCTTCGACATCCCGGTCAAGGACGAAGAGCTGGAAAACCTGCCGTTCTTCAAACCAGAAGAAGGCAGCGCCGAAGCCCGTTACCTGGCCGAGCGCCGCAACGCTCTGGGCGGTTTCGTGCCTCAGCGTCGGGCCAAGAGCTTCAGCATCCCGACTCCGCCACTGGAAACCCTCAAGGCTATCCTCGACGGTTCCGGCGATCGCGAAATCTCCACCACCATGGCCTTCGTGCGGATCCTCGCGCAGCTGGTCAAGGACAAGGAAATCGGCCAGCGCATCGTCCCGATCATCCCGGACGAAGCCCGTACCTTCGGTATGGAAGGCATGTTCCGTCAGTTGGGCATCTACTCGTCGGTCGGCCAGCTCTACGAGCCAGTCGATAAAGACCAGGTGATGTTCTACCGCGAAGACAAAAAAGGTCAGATCCTCGAAGAAGGCATCAACGAAGCAGGCGCCATGTCCTCCTTCATCGCTGCCGGTACTTCGTACTCGAACCACAACCAGCCGATGCTGCCGTTCTACATCTTCTACTCGATGTTCGGCTTCCAGCGTATTGGTGACCTGGCCTGGGCCGCTGGCGACAGCCGTACCCGTGGCTTCCTGATCGGCGGTACCGCCGGCCGTACCACCCTCAACGGTGAAGGCCTGCAGCACGAAGACGGTCACAGCCACATCCTGGCCGCGACCATCCCGAACTGCCGCACCTATGATCCGACCTACGGCTACGAGCTGGCGGTGATCATTCAGGACGGCATGAAGAAGATGACCGAAGAGCAACAGGACGTCTTCTACTACATCACCGTGATGAACGAAGCCTACACCCAGCCTGCAATCCCAGCCGGCGCCGAGGAAGGCATCATCAAGGGCATGTACCTGCTCGAGGAAGACACTCGCGAAGCAGCACACCACGTCCAACTGATGGGCTCCGGCACCATCCTGCGTGAAGTGCGTGAAGCGGCGAAGATCCTGCGTGAAGAATTCAACGTCGGTGCCGACGTCTGGAGCGTCACCAGCTTCAACGAACTGCGTCGCGACGGCCTGGCCGTAGAGCGCAGCAACCGTCTCAAGCCTGGTCAGAAGCCACAGATCACCTATGTCGAAGAGTGCCTGGCTGGCCGTAAGGGCCCGGTCATTGCCTCTACCGACTACATGAAGATGTTCGCTGAACAGATTCGCCAGTGGGTGCCGAGCAAAGAGTACAAAGTCCTGGGTACCGATGGTTTCGGTCGCAGCGACAGCCGTAAGAAGCTGCGTCACTTCTTCGAAGTCGACCGTCACTTCGTCGTGCTGGCTGCCCTGGAAGCCTTGGCTGACCGTGGCGATATCGAACCTAAGGTCGTGGCTGAAGCCATCACCAAGTTCGGCATCGATCCGGACAAACGCAACCCACTGGACTGCTGA
- a CDS encoding glycosyltransferase family 4 protein produces the protein MQLAFVLYKYFPFGGLQRDFMRIALECQRRGHQIRVYTLIWEGDVPEGFEVLVAPVKALFNHRRNEKLSAWMEADLAKRPVDRLIGFNKMPGLDVYYAADGCFEDKAQNLRNSLYRRWGRYRHFAEYERAVFAKDAKTEVLMISEVQQPLFIKHYGTPLERFHLLPPGISQDRRAPANAAEIRAQFRREFDLKDDQLLLVQIGSGFKTKGVDRSLKALAALPSALRKRTRLMVIGQDDPKVFQLQSATLGLTDQVQFLKGRSDIPRFLLGADLLIHPAYNENTGTVLLEALVAGLPVLVSAVCGYAHYIAEADSGLVLDEPFEQEQLNQYLQRMLEDGAARGAWARNGLAFADTADLYSMPEHAADVILAPERK, from the coding sequence ATGCAACTGGCTTTTGTGCTGTACAAATACTTCCCCTTCGGCGGCCTGCAGCGCGACTTCATGCGTATTGCCCTGGAATGCCAGCGCCGTGGCCATCAGATCCGTGTCTACACGTTGATCTGGGAAGGTGATGTACCTGAAGGTTTCGAAGTGCTGGTGGCGCCGGTCAAGGCGCTGTTCAACCATCGGCGCAACGAGAAGCTCAGCGCCTGGATGGAGGCCGATCTGGCCAAGCGCCCAGTCGACCGCTTGATCGGTTTCAACAAGATGCCGGGGCTCGATGTCTACTACGCCGCCGACGGCTGTTTTGAAGACAAGGCGCAGAACCTGCGTAACTCGCTGTATCGGCGCTGGGGCCGCTACCGGCACTTTGCCGAGTATGAGCGGGCAGTGTTTGCCAAGGACGCCAAGACCGAAGTCTTGATGATTTCTGAGGTTCAGCAACCCCTGTTCATCAAGCATTACGGCACGCCACTGGAGCGTTTCCATTTGCTGCCGCCGGGTATCTCCCAAGACCGCCGGGCACCGGCTAATGCCGCCGAGATCCGCGCCCAGTTTCGCCGCGAGTTCGACCTTAAGGACGATCAGCTATTGCTGGTGCAGATCGGTTCCGGGTTCAAGACCAAGGGCGTCGACCGTAGCCTCAAGGCCTTAGCGGCCTTGCCGTCGGCACTGCGCAAGCGTACCCGGCTGATGGTCATCGGTCAGGATGACCCAAAGGTATTCCAGTTGCAGAGCGCGACCCTCGGCTTGACCGACCAGGTGCAGTTCCTCAAGGGCCGCAGTGATATCCCGCGTTTCCTGCTTGGTGCTGACCTGTTGATTCATCCGGCCTACAACGAAAATACCGGCACGGTGTTGCTTGAAGCACTGGTCGCCGGCCTTCCGGTATTGGTCTCGGCGGTCTGCGGCTACGCCCATTACATTGCCGAAGCCGATAGTGGTCTGGTCCTCGATGAGCCGTTCGAGCAGGAGCAGCTCAACCAGTACCTGCAACGCATGCTCGAAGACGGCGCCGCGCGCGGCGCCTGGGCACGCAATGGCTTGGCTTTCGCCGATACTGCCGACCTCTACAGCATGCCTGAGCATGCTGCCGATGTGATTCTGGCCCCGGAGCGTAAATGA
- the waaF gene encoding lipopolysaccharide heptosyltransferase II — translation MRILIIGPSWVGDMVMAQTLFHCLKQQHPACVIDVLAPEWSRPILERMPEVRQALSFPLGHGALELATRRRIGKSLAGQYDQAILLPNSLKSALVPFFAGVPKRTGWRGELRFGLLNDVRKLDKARYPLMIERFMALAYPASAELPKPYPRPSLQIEAASRDAALAKFGLSLDRPVLALCPGAEFGEAKRWPSEHYAKVAEAKIREGWQVWLFGSKNDHAVGESIRDRLIPGLREEASNLSGETSLAEAIDLLSCSDAVVSNDSGLMHVAAALNRPLVAVYGSTSPGFTPPLADQVEVVRLGLECSPCFDRTCRFGHYNCLRQLEPEAVEAALQRLNGPTLIDVMAEVD, via the coding sequence ATGAGAATTTTGATCATTGGCCCGAGCTGGGTGGGCGACATGGTAATGGCGCAAACCCTGTTCCATTGCCTGAAGCAGCAACATCCGGCGTGTGTGATCGACGTGCTGGCCCCTGAGTGGAGCCGGCCGATCCTCGAACGCATGCCTGAAGTTCGCCAGGCCTTGAGCTTTCCGCTCGGCCACGGCGCGCTTGAACTGGCGACCCGTCGACGCATCGGCAAGTCCCTGGCCGGTCAGTATGACCAGGCCATCTTGCTGCCCAATTCGCTGAAATCAGCGTTGGTGCCGTTCTTCGCCGGTGTCCCCAAGCGCACGGGCTGGCGCGGCGAGTTGCGTTTTGGCCTGCTAAACGATGTGCGCAAGCTGGACAAGGCGCGTTACCCGTTGATGATCGAGCGCTTTATGGCCCTGGCCTACCCGGCGAGCGCCGAGCTGCCCAAGCCTTACCCGCGCCCGAGCCTGCAGATCGAGGCCGCCAGCCGTGATGCTGCACTGGCCAAGTTCGGCCTGAGCCTGGACCGTCCGGTGTTGGCGCTGTGCCCGGGAGCTGAGTTCGGCGAAGCCAAGCGCTGGCCTTCGGAGCATTACGCCAAAGTGGCCGAGGCCAAGATCCGTGAGGGTTGGCAAGTCTGGCTGTTCGGCTCAAAGAACGACCATGCGGTGGGCGAGTCGATTCGTGATCGGCTTATTCCTGGTCTGCGCGAAGAGGCTTCTAATCTCAGCGGCGAAACGTCGCTGGCCGAAGCCATTGATCTGCTGTCATGCAGCGATGCGGTAGTGTCCAATGATTCGGGCTTGATGCATGTGGCTGCCGCGCTCAACCGTCCGCTGGTGGCTGTCTATGGTTCGACTTCACCAGGCTTCACCCCGCCGCTGGCCGATCAGGTTGAAGTGGTTCGCCTGGGCTTGGAATGCAGTCCGTGTTTCGACCGCACCTGCCGCTTTGGCCACTACAACTGCCTGCGACAGCTTGAGCCTGAGGCCGTAGAGGCTGCGTTGCAGCGCCTCAATGGCCCAACGCTGATCGATGTCATGGCTGAGGTCGACTAA
- a CDS encoding lipopolysaccharide kinase InaA family protein — protein MAGWTLASGYQALATDFGSIDAVFALKGERLTHDPLSEVIRVQRDGVNYYVKRYTGAGKGLRRYVGRPRIKAEWQNLKQFAKWDIPTAEVVAWGLERNGLAFGRGAMITRELPRTEDLSLLAERKDIRLTDRGWVDHISRQLARHTRIMHDHHFTHNDLKWRNLLVDDQARLFFIDCPTGDFWWGFMLRYRITKDLACLDKVAKYHLSATQRLRFYLQYRGRERLNAADKRRIRHIVTFFEGRE, from the coding sequence ATGGCGGGATGGACACTGGCGTCTGGATACCAGGCACTGGCGACGGATTTTGGCAGCATCGATGCGGTTTTCGCCCTCAAGGGCGAGCGCCTGACTCACGACCCGCTCAGTGAAGTTATTCGCGTTCAGCGTGACGGGGTCAACTATTACGTCAAGCGTTACACCGGTGCTGGCAAAGGCTTGCGCCGCTATGTGGGGCGCCCGCGGATCAAAGCCGAGTGGCAGAACCTCAAGCAATTCGCCAAGTGGGATATCCCCACTGCCGAAGTGGTTGCCTGGGGCTTGGAGCGTAACGGCCTGGCCTTTGGCCGCGGGGCGATGATCACCCGTGAGTTGCCACGCACCGAAGACCTGTCGTTGCTGGCCGAGCGCAAAGATATACGCCTGACTGATCGTGGCTGGGTTGATCACATCAGCCGTCAGTTGGCCCGCCACACCCGGATCATGCATGATCACCACTTCACCCATAACGATCTGAAGTGGCGCAACCTGCTGGTCGACGACCAGGCCAGGCTATTTTTCATCGATTGCCCGACCGGGGACTTCTGGTGGGGGTTCATGCTGCGCTACCGGATTACCAAGGACCTGGCATGCCTGGACAAAGTGGCCAAGTATCACCTGTCGGCCACTCAGCGCTTGCGCTTCTACCTGCAGTATCGCGGGCGCGAGCGCCTGAATGCCGCAGACAAGCGCCGCATCCGGCATATCGTGACGTTTTTTGAGGGGCGTGAATGA
- the rfaP gene encoding lipopolysaccharide core heptose(I) kinase RfaP: protein MKLILAEPFKRLWAGRDAFDAVEGLQGQVYRELEGRRTLRTEVEGRGYFVKIHRGIGWGEIFKNLFTAKLPVLGAGQEWKAIERLHEVGVPTMTAVAYGERGSNPAGQHSFIVTEELAPTISLEDFSIDWVKQPPPAPLKHALIAEVARMTGMMHRAGVNHRDCYICHFLLHTDREVTADDFKLSVIDLHRAQTRATISRRWRNKDLAALYFSALDIGLTPRDKLRFLRGYFQQPLRQILAEEAVLLRWLEGKAQKLYERKQRYGDAL from the coding sequence ATGAAACTGATACTGGCCGAGCCGTTCAAACGCCTATGGGCCGGGCGTGACGCTTTCGATGCCGTGGAGGGCCTGCAGGGTCAGGTGTACCGCGAGCTCGAAGGTCGTCGCACGCTGCGTACCGAAGTCGAGGGGCGTGGCTATTTCGTCAAGATTCACCGCGGCATCGGCTGGGGCGAGATCTTCAAGAACCTGTTCACCGCCAAGCTGCCAGTGCTGGGCGCTGGCCAGGAATGGAAGGCGATCGAACGCCTGCATGAAGTTGGCGTGCCGACCATGACCGCGGTGGCCTATGGCGAGCGCGGCAGCAATCCAGCCGGGCAGCATTCGTTTATCGTTACCGAAGAACTGGCGCCGACCATTAGCCTGGAAGACTTCAGCATCGACTGGGTCAAGCAACCACCGCCAGCGCCTTTGAAACATGCGCTGATTGCCGAAGTGGCGCGCATGACCGGGATGATGCACCGTGCTGGGGTGAATCACCGCGACTGTTACATCTGCCACTTTTTGCTGCACACCGACCGTGAAGTAACGGCCGATGACTTCAAGCTGTCGGTTATTGACCTGCACCGTGCGCAAACCCGGGCGACCATCTCCCGGCGCTGGCGTAACAAGGACCTGGCCGCGCTGTATTTCTCGGCGTTGGACATTGGCCTGACCCCGCGCGACAAACTGCGTTTCTTGCGCGGTTACTTCCAGCAACCGCTGCGCCAGATCCTGGCTGAAGAAGCAGTGTTGCTGCGCTGGCTGGAAGGCAAGGCGCAGAAGCTCTACGAGCGTAAACAACGATACGGGGACGCGCTCTGA
- the waaC gene encoding lipopolysaccharide heptosyltransferase I, with amino-acid sequence MRVLLIKTSSLGDVIHALPALTDAARAIPGIRFDWVVEEGFAEIPSWHPAVDKVIPVAIRRWRKNLWQTFKSGEWRQFKQRLRETQYDLVIDAQGLVKSAWLTRYVKAPVAGLDRYSAREGLSSRFYDRRFSVQRGQHAVERVRQLFALALGYDLPAGLGDYGLDLNRLQLPPAAPFVVFLHGTTWATKHWPEAYWRQLAERLGQQGLEVRLPWGNPTEQARAERIAKGLNNCQVLPKLNLAGVARVLAAAKACVAVDTGLGHLAAALDVPTLSLFGPTNPGLTGAYGKSQVHLASDFACAPCLQKKCTYKPSADDQRRFDLKREWPLCFTRLNPERVASQLRALLLAEDVR; translated from the coding sequence GTGCGGGTATTGCTGATCAAAACCTCTTCCCTGGGCGATGTGATTCATGCGCTGCCGGCGCTGACCGATGCGGCCCGGGCGATTCCGGGTATCCGCTTCGATTGGGTGGTCGAGGAAGGCTTTGCCGAGATCCCTAGCTGGCATCCGGCCGTGGACAAGGTTATTCCGGTAGCCATCCGCCGCTGGCGCAAGAACCTTTGGCAGACTTTCAAGAGCGGTGAATGGCGCCAGTTCAAGCAGCGTCTGCGGGAAACCCAATATGACCTGGTGATCGACGCCCAGGGCCTGGTCAAATCGGCTTGGCTGACCCGTTACGTCAAGGCTCCGGTGGCCGGGCTCGACCGTTATTCGGCGCGTGAAGGGCTGTCCAGCCGCTTTTATGACCGACGTTTTTCGGTGCAGCGTGGGCAGCACGCTGTAGAACGGGTGCGCCAACTGTTTGCCCTGGCGTTGGGCTACGACCTGCCCGCCGGCCTGGGTGACTACGGCCTGGACCTCAACCGCCTGCAGTTGCCCCCCGCAGCGCCCTTTGTGGTGTTCCTGCATGGCACTACCTGGGCGACCAAACACTGGCCTGAGGCCTACTGGCGGCAGTTGGCCGAACGCCTGGGGCAGCAAGGTCTTGAGGTGCGCCTACCGTGGGGCAACCCGACCGAGCAGGCTCGCGCCGAGCGAATCGCCAAAGGCTTGAACAACTGCCAGGTACTGCCCAAATTGAATCTGGCAGGCGTTGCTCGCGTATTGGCCGCCGCCAAAGCCTGTGTTGCGGTGGATACTGGGCTTGGCCACTTGGCGGCGGCATTGGATGTGCCGACCTTGTCGTTGTTCGGCCCGACCAACCCGGGGCTGACCGGTGCTTACGGCAAGTCTCAGGTACACCTGGCCAGCGACTTTGCCTGCGCGCCATGCCTGCAGAAGAAATGTACTTATAAACCGAGCGCTGATGATCAGCGCCGGTTCGATCTCAAACGCGAGTGGCCACTGTGCTTCACTCGCCTGAATCCCGAGCGTGTGGCGAGCCAATTGCGCGCGTTGCTGCTGGCTGAGGATGTTCGTTAA